A DNA window from Thermodesulfobacteriota bacterium contains the following coding sequences:
- a CDS encoding alpha/beta hydrolase yields the protein MYRRSRLAPWAALSAGLVLLAAGAAGATAGPYAYPFDDRWVATVIGTPRELQAPGPDLKDVPFQTVQLTVFPDREIPAVLFYIGKLKLGFAPQRRKAPLVVVIAGTGGDHRTGKVEGLTRYLWQAGYHVLTIPSPTHPNFLVTASTTMVPGDAEGDARDLYRVMRLAWETLKGRVEVTEFYLTGY from the coding sequence ATGTACCGCCGCAGCAGGCTCGCGCCATGGGCCGCCCTCTCGGCCGGCCTGGTCCTGCTGGCGGCAGGCGCGGCGGGCGCCACGGCGGGCCCCTATGCGTACCCCTTCGACGACCGTTGGGTCGCCACGGTGATCGGCACGCCCCGCGAACTGCAAGCGCCGGGACCGGATCTGAAGGACGTGCCGTTCCAGACCGTGCAGCTCACGGTGTTTCCGGATCGCGAGATCCCCGCCGTGCTCTTCTACATCGGGAAGCTCAAGCTGGGCTTCGCGCCCCAGAGGAGGAAGGCACCGCTGGTGGTGGTCATCGCCGGCACCGGCGGCGACCACCGCACGGGCAAGGTCGAGGGGCTGACCCGGTACCTGTGGCAGGCGGGCTACCACGTCCTCACGATCCCCTCGCCCACCCACCCCAACTTTCTCGTCACGGCGTCCACCACCATGGTGCCCGGCGACGCCGAGGGCGACGCCCGGGACCTCTACCGCGTGATGCGGCTCGCCTGGGAAACGCTCAAGGGAAGGGTGGAAGTCACGGAGTTCTACCTCACGGGCTAC